Proteins encoded together in one Chryseobacterium taklimakanense window:
- a CDS encoding ion transporter: MQEHQTIEKEHDYIPERKKWKRQLFRIIYRADTPLGKLFDICLLILIFISTFIVMLESIPSLDLRFHKFFIALEILISVVFTIEYALRIITIRNKKDYIFSFFGIIDLLAIIPFYLSLFFPFTKFFLIIRMLRMLRIFRILNLMDFMNDGYLIVRALKNSSRKIYIFLLFLIIFSVIVGSIMYMVEGHKEGFESIPQSIYWAVVTVTTVGYGDVSPSTPLGKFFSIILMLAGYSIIAVPTGIVTAEMRNKRQNLEKVCNRCGNDDIDDDANYCKICGEKVVNFKK; this comes from the coding sequence ATGCAAGAACACCAAACTATAGAAAAGGAACACGACTATATTCCGGAGCGCAAAAAATGGAAACGCCAGCTCTTCCGAATCATTTACAGAGCGGATACGCCGCTGGGAAAACTCTTCGACATCTGCCTCCTGATCCTTATTTTCATCAGCACTTTTATTGTAATGCTGGAGAGCATACCTTCGCTGGACTTAAGGTTTCATAAATTTTTCATCGCACTTGAAATTCTGATTTCAGTTGTTTTCACTATTGAATATGCGCTGAGAATTATCACGATCCGCAATAAAAAAGACTATATTTTCAGTTTTTTTGGGATTATAGACCTGTTAGCGATCATTCCGTTTTACCTTAGTTTATTTTTTCCTTTTACCAAGTTTTTCCTCATCATCAGAATGCTGAGGATGCTGAGGATTTTCAGAATCCTGAATCTGATGGATTTTATGAATGACGGCTACCTGATCGTTCGGGCCTTGAAAAACTCTTCGCGGAAGATATATATATTCCTGCTGTTTTTGATCATTTTTTCTGTGATCGTAGGTTCAATAATGTACATGGTTGAAGGTCATAAGGAAGGTTTTGAAAGCATTCCGCAAAGTATTTACTGGGCTGTGGTTACGGTAACTACGGTCGGTTATGGCGACGTATCACCGTCTACGCCACTGGGAAAATTCTTTTCTATTATATTAATGCTTGCCGGTTACTCCATCATCGCTGTACCAACAGGAATTGTGACCGCAGAAATGAGAAACAAGCGACAAAATCTTGAAAAGGTCTGCAACAGGTGCGGTAACGATGATATTGATGATGATGCCAATTACTGCAAAATATGCGGCGAAAAAGTGGTTAATTTTAAAAAATAA
- a CDS encoding Nif3-like dinuclear metal center hexameric protein, with amino-acid sequence MKLNEVILELEQRFEIPQAEDFDNVGLLCGNPDRDITGILVCHDALESVVDEAVAKNHNLIVCFHPIIFSGLKSLTGKNYVERAVLKAIENKIAIYAVHTSFDNDYFGVNYRICEELGLKNQQILMPKKDNLKQLVVYVPKDFSEKVETALFAVGAGNVGFYDECSFTVSGSGTFRPLPGSDLFQGEECIREYAEEEMLYFIFEKYKQRNIINAMKAAHPYEEVAYQIYSLNNENQYSGLGRFGDFEKEMDEPEFLALVKEKFNLKVIRHSPLNGKPVKRVGVLGGSGAGGIKAAISKKCDAYLTGDIKYHDFFLSESNMLICDIGHYESEQFVVQQLFEILSEKFPKFAISKTEENTNPVNYFL; translated from the coding sequence ATGAAGTTAAACGAGGTAATTCTTGAACTCGAACAACGGTTTGAAATTCCCCAGGCAGAAGATTTTGACAATGTGGGGTTACTCTGCGGAAATCCGGATCGGGACATCACCGGAATTCTGGTGTGTCATGATGCTCTGGAAAGCGTCGTTGATGAGGCTGTTGCTAAAAATCATAATCTCATCGTGTGCTTCCATCCCATTATTTTTTCCGGGTTAAAATCTTTGACGGGTAAAAATTATGTGGAGAGGGCGGTTCTGAAAGCTATTGAAAACAAAATCGCGATTTATGCCGTTCACACCAGTTTTGACAATGATTATTTTGGTGTGAATTACAGAATATGTGAAGAACTTGGCCTGAAAAATCAGCAAATACTGATGCCGAAAAAAGACAACCTGAAACAGTTGGTAGTCTACGTTCCAAAAGACTTTTCCGAGAAAGTAGAAACAGCCCTCTTTGCAGTTGGTGCAGGAAATGTGGGCTTTTACGATGAATGCAGTTTTACAGTTTCCGGAAGCGGAACCTTTCGGCCGTTGCCTGGGTCGGATCTGTTCCAGGGTGAGGAATGTATTCGGGAATATGCCGAAGAGGAAATGCTTTACTTCATCTTTGAAAAATACAAGCAGCGAAACATCATCAACGCGATGAAAGCTGCACATCCGTACGAAGAAGTGGCTTACCAGATTTACAGTTTGAACAATGAAAATCAGTATTCAGGACTTGGAAGGTTCGGTGATTTTGAAAAAGAAATGGATGAGCCTGAATTTTTGGCCCTGGTTAAAGAAAAATTCAATTTGAAAGTCATCAGGCATTCACCACTCAACGGAAAACCTGTAAAAAGGGTAGGCGTACTTGGCGGAAGTGGCGCGGGCGGAATTAAGGCAGCCATTTCCAAAAAATGTGATGCTTATCTTACCGGTGATATCAAGTACCACGATTTTTTCCTCTCAGAAAGCAATATGCTCATTTGCGATATCGGGCATTACGAATCCGAACAGTTTGTGGTTCAACAATTATTTGAGATTTTGTCGGAAAAATTTCCTAAATTTGCAATCTCAAAAACAGAGGAAAATACTAACCCTGTAAATTATTTTTTATAA
- a CDS encoding zinc ribbon domain-containing protein: protein MAKKTTEISVEEKLRALYDLQIIDSRLDEIRNTRGELPIEVEDLEIEIEGLQTRAEKYETEVKEQNTEIGIKNEVINHANSLIEKYKAQQDNVRNNKEFESLAKEIEYQELEIQLAEKRIKEHNAKIGQKNETLEELKSKIEDLQSHLKFKKEELDGLIAETQKEEEYLVSKSEEFAAKIDERLLKSYQRIRENSANGLAVVGLERGAPKGSFFMVPPQKQMEIAQRKKIIIDEHSGKILVDDDLVNEETEKMKDVIKF from the coding sequence ATGGCTAAAAAGACCACCGAAATTTCAGTTGAAGAAAAATTAAGAGCGCTTTACGACCTTCAAATTATCGACTCCAGATTAGATGAAATCCGTAACACCAGAGGTGAATTGCCGATTGAAGTGGAAGATTTGGAAATAGAAATCGAAGGCCTGCAAACAAGAGCCGAAAAATACGAGACTGAAGTTAAAGAGCAAAATACCGAGATCGGAATAAAAAACGAGGTGATCAACCACGCTAATTCGCTGATTGAAAAATATAAAGCACAGCAAGACAACGTAAGAAACAATAAGGAATTTGAATCTTTGGCTAAAGAGATTGAGTATCAGGAACTTGAAATTCAGCTGGCCGAGAAGAGAATTAAGGAGCATAACGCTAAGATCGGACAGAAAAACGAAACTTTAGAGGAGCTGAAATCTAAAATCGAAGACCTGCAAAGCCACCTGAAATTCAAGAAGGAAGAATTGGATGGTTTGATCGCAGAAACCCAGAAAGAAGAAGAATATCTGGTATCAAAATCAGAAGAATTTGCTGCAAAGATTGATGAAAGACTTCTGAAATCTTACCAAAGAATCCGTGAAAACTCTGCAAACGGACTTGCAGTTGTAGGTTTGGAAAGAGGAGCGCCAAAAGGTTCATTCTTCATGGTTCCGCCGCAAAAGCAGATGGAAATTGCCCAGAGAAAGAAAATTATTATCGATGAGCACTCCGGTAAAATCCTTGTTGACGACGATTTAGTAAACGAGGAAACTGAAAAAATGAAAGATGTGATTAAATTCTAA